The proteins below are encoded in one region of Candidatus Thiodiazotropha sp. LNASS1:
- a CDS encoding glycosyltransferase family 2 protein, with product MSVSVIIPTYNRAHTLSRAIDSVLSQTHPPLEIIVVDDGSNDDTARLMTDRYDQCDYLHQSNQGVSSARNLGIKKARGEWIALLDSDDRWLPDKLQLQLEALTDSPHYRLCHSNELWIRKGVRVNQMHKHAKSGGMIFQRCLPLCVISPSSAILHRTLFDEFGLFDTELPACEDYDLWLRICATEEVLFIDKPLIEKYGGHADQLSQRHWGMDRFRVHALIKLLENNRLERNDRIAAVNTLVQKSGILAQGAEKRDQHERAEYYRAIQRRYTME from the coding sequence ATGTCGGTCTCAGTTATCATTCCAACCTACAATCGCGCCCATACGCTGTCGAGGGCGATTGACTCGGTATTGTCGCAGACCCATCCGCCGCTGGAGATCATTGTCGTCGACGACGGCTCTAATGACGATACAGCGCGACTGATGACAGATCGATATGACCAGTGCGACTATCTCCACCAATCCAACCAGGGTGTCAGCAGTGCGCGAAATCTGGGAATAAAGAAGGCCCGTGGCGAGTGGATCGCCTTGCTCGACTCAGACGATCGCTGGTTACCGGATAAACTCCAACTACAGCTCGAGGCATTGACCGATTCACCGCACTACCGTCTTTGCCACAGCAACGAATTGTGGATACGCAAAGGCGTCAGGGTCAATCAAATGCATAAACACGCAAAAAGCGGGGGCATGATCTTCCAGCGCTGCCTGCCGCTGTGTGTCATCTCTCCCTCATCGGCCATATTGCACCGTACACTGTTTGACGAGTTCGGTCTGTTCGATACCGAACTGCCGGCCTGTGAGGATTATGATCTGTGGCTGAGGATCTGCGCCACAGAAGAGGTCCTGTTTATCGACAAACCCCTGATAGAGAAGTATGGCGGTCATGCCGACCAGTTGTCACAACGCCATTGGGGCATGGACAGATTTCGTGTCCATGCCTTAATCAAGTTGCTTGAAAATAATCGGCTTGAAAGGAATGACCGGATTGCCGCCGTGAATACATTGGTGCAAAAAAGCGGCATCCTGGCCCAGGGCGCAGAGAAGCGTGATCAACACGAACGTGCGGAATATTATCGGGCAATTCAGCGGCGATATACGATGGAATGA
- a CDS encoding SDR family oxidoreductase yields MDKESHTSPRKLLVTGASHGIGAAITRRLLNRGHQVVAVGRDFANWSDEDGLEKRIVDLASLDTLPKHLEEITADHPDMNGAILNAGSGRFGNIEEFSFQQISDLVAVNLLQHLYAARALVPLLKQSGYGDLVVIGSEAALTGGRKGAVYSACKFALRGFTQSLRSECSSRGVRVCLINPGMVDTDFYDKLNFKPGELAENALRAEDIADTVMLVLGSHPGTVFDEINLNPLKKVIQFKN; encoded by the coding sequence ATGGATAAAGAGTCTCATACGTCACCACGTAAATTACTGGTAACCGGTGCCAGTCACGGTATCGGCGCCGCGATAACACGGCGATTGTTGAATCGGGGCCATCAAGTGGTGGCCGTTGGACGTGACTTTGCAAACTGGTCCGACGAAGATGGACTCGAAAAGCGTATTGTGGACCTTGCTTCCCTCGATACCTTGCCAAAACACTTGGAGGAGATAACAGCTGACCACCCGGACATGAACGGTGCGATCTTGAATGCAGGATCCGGACGCTTCGGTAATATAGAGGAGTTCTCTTTTCAGCAGATCAGCGATCTGGTTGCAGTCAATTTGCTACAGCATCTTTATGCCGCCCGTGCCCTGGTACCCCTGCTTAAACAATCGGGTTACGGTGATCTGGTAGTCATCGGTTCGGAGGCGGCATTGACCGGCGGGCGCAAGGGTGCTGTCTACTCGGCCTGTAAATTTGCCCTTAGGGGGTTTACCCAGTCACTACGCAGCGAATGTAGCAGCAGGGGCGTCAGAGTCTGCCTTATCAATCCCGGTATGGTGGACACGGATTTTTACGATAAGCTCAATTTCAAGCCGGGTGAACTGGCGGAAAACGCTTTGCGCGCGGAAGATATAGCAGACACCGTGATGTTGGTATTGGGGTCCCATCCCGGCACGGTATTTGATGAAATCAACCTCAATCCACTGAAAAAGGTAATTCAGTTCAAAAACTAA
- the tsaA gene encoding tRNA (N6-threonylcarbamoyladenosine(37)-N6)-methyltransferase TrmO — protein sequence MHFEFQPIGIIHSCFKEKFGIPRQSRLIPEAEARLEILPPYNRPEAFRELADYSHLWIVFVFHASATGEWKPTVRPPRLGGNQRVGVFASRSPIRPNPIGLSVVDLLDLELSHNCVNLLLGGIDLLDGTPVLDIKPYLPYVDAIPDANSGYAADAPGKAIELSYSSAAERVLKHMPPAEAHKLRQLILRVLQNDPRPAYLDESRRSRFGMRLHDFNIRWEVKGGTFHVIELQSIEEISAD from the coding sequence ATGCATTTCGAGTTCCAGCCAATCGGCATCATCCACTCCTGTTTCAAAGAGAAATTCGGTATCCCCAGGCAGTCGCGTCTGATACCCGAAGCTGAGGCTCGGCTGGAGATCCTCCCTCCCTACAACCGGCCGGAGGCCTTTCGCGAATTGGCCGACTACTCTCATCTCTGGATTGTGTTCGTATTTCATGCATCGGCAACCGGCGAGTGGAAACCTACCGTTCGCCCTCCCCGGTTGGGCGGAAACCAACGGGTGGGGGTATTCGCCTCGCGCAGTCCCATACGCCCCAATCCCATCGGTCTCTCTGTGGTCGATCTGCTCGACCTCGAATTGTCACACAACTGTGTCAATCTGCTTTTGGGGGGTATCGACCTGTTGGACGGCACACCGGTGCTTGATATCAAACCCTATCTACCCTATGTAGATGCCATTCCGGACGCAAACAGCGGGTACGCCGCCGATGCCCCGGGAAAGGCGATCGAATTGAGCTACTCATCAGCGGCGGAAAGGGTTCTCAAGCATATGCCGCCTGCAGAGGCCCATAAACTGCGGCAGCTGATACTGCGTGTCCTGCAAAATGACCCGCGCCCCGCTTACCTGGATGAAAGCAGAAGGAGCCGTTTCGGTATGCGCCTGCACGATTTCAATATTCGTTGGGAAGTTAAGGGGGGGACTTTTCATGTCATCGAGCTGCAATCGATCGAGGAGATCTCCGCCGACTGA
- a CDS encoding EAL domain-containing protein, with amino-acid sequence MSNDKPVKHIAKPDLVQTFLNQVPGRVSAILENWHQLVHSDWKGNHLDTLIERITTLNESGTKFGVPQIAQSGRSLISHLGDYHGTGLKPQHDDVVALDGLVHAFKDAAIQACNQQAELLASKPAETDKDESEFSTEQKVFILGIDEALAANLTRHLQANQFDVEYLTGTEEIVHYYEINPDDTSLLISHVDLLGKLFPESKNGGLWNKNNALPGMPVAFIADNPDLKTRLSAMRVDASAYWVKPVDPYLAAKRIRELSSTHSHTAYRVLIVEDDPAQADFADAILSKANFDCRCVTDPLQVMDVLQDFKPDLILMDLYMPEASGTELTTVIREDNEFLDVPIVFLSGEQDLDKQLSALSFGGEDFLSKPIAPKHLISTVTNRIRRARQLSHRLHGHTRGEKETGLHSRNYLLERLDALLQSESPIDEITGIFFLQIDNPEELIKSVGIGGLDAVLAMVADHLKQHLQSQDILTRFGDNSLSLLALRPSRDDLQSLGETLCQSISKQIIEVENTTVGVTLSIGIYPVERNNHDSRSIIAHAQIASRQALEAGGNQIKFVEAEKSPQAQAGESAAVDMGTLIESAIEKDYFDIYFQPIVALQGSTQAHYQTLLRLQEPDGKLHRAAEFIPAAEELGLISKVDQWTARRAVHVINEHKLQGNEIHLFVSQSTDLLENMERLTWLREKYRQGQIQKGSLTFEFNINEVAKNLKSAKICFDILGKIGISSLLTRATLTPETERVIEHLPIQFIKLDFNLLQEPEQGLKQLIELAHEKGIKVIAPQVEDPRSIAILWSSGTDYVQGNFVQRPESNLIYDFNESVL; translated from the coding sequence ATGAGTAACGACAAACCCGTCAAACATATCGCGAAACCCGACCTGGTACAGACGTTTCTGAATCAAGTCCCCGGTAGGGTCTCTGCGATTTTGGAGAATTGGCACCAGTTGGTCCATAGCGACTGGAAAGGCAACCATCTGGATACCCTTATCGAACGAATCACAACGCTGAACGAATCAGGAACAAAATTCGGCGTACCACAAATTGCACAGAGCGGGAGATCTTTGATTTCTCATCTTGGCGACTATCACGGCACCGGCCTGAAGCCCCAACACGACGATGTCGTTGCCCTGGACGGCCTGGTTCACGCCTTCAAGGACGCTGCTATTCAGGCCTGTAACCAGCAGGCGGAACTGCTCGCCAGTAAACCTGCGGAAACCGACAAGGATGAATCGGAATTCTCCACTGAACAGAAGGTATTTATTCTCGGTATCGATGAAGCACTGGCGGCGAATCTGACCCGACACCTGCAAGCCAACCAATTCGACGTCGAGTATCTCACCGGCACGGAAGAGATCGTACACTACTATGAGATCAATCCGGATGATACCAGCTTACTGATCAGCCATGTGGATTTGCTGGGCAAACTCTTCCCCGAATCGAAAAATGGTGGGCTGTGGAACAAGAATAATGCGCTCCCCGGCATGCCCGTAGCCTTCATCGCGGACAACCCGGACCTTAAGACCCGACTCTCCGCCATGCGCGTGGATGCCAGTGCCTATTGGGTGAAACCGGTCGATCCCTACCTGGCGGCAAAACGCATCCGCGAACTCTCTTCCACCCATTCGCACACCGCCTATCGTGTGCTGATCGTCGAGGATGACCCGGCACAGGCCGATTTTGCCGATGCCATTTTAAGCAAGGCCAATTTCGATTGCCGGTGCGTCACAGATCCGCTGCAGGTCATGGATGTCCTGCAGGATTTCAAACCGGACTTGATCCTGATGGATCTCTATATGCCGGAAGCCAGCGGCACTGAACTGACAACGGTAATCCGGGAAGACAATGAGTTCCTCGACGTACCGATCGTGTTTCTCTCAGGTGAGCAGGATCTTGACAAACAGCTGAGTGCACTCAGTTTCGGCGGCGAGGACTTTCTCTCCAAACCGATCGCGCCCAAACATCTCATTTCCACCGTCACCAACCGCATCCGACGCGCACGCCAACTCAGTCACCGTCTGCACGGCCATACCCGCGGTGAAAAAGAGACCGGCCTTCACTCACGCAACTATCTGCTTGAACGTCTTGACGCCCTATTGCAATCAGAGTCACCAATCGATGAAATCACGGGGATCTTCTTTCTGCAGATAGACAATCCGGAAGAACTCATCAAGTCGGTGGGTATCGGCGGCCTCGATGCGGTACTTGCGATGGTTGCCGATCATCTGAAACAGCACCTGCAGAGCCAGGATATACTGACCCGCTTTGGCGACAACAGCCTGAGCCTGCTTGCCTTGCGTCCATCACGGGATGATCTGCAGTCTCTGGGTGAAACGCTATGTCAGTCGATATCCAAGCAGATCATCGAGGTCGAGAATACCACTGTCGGTGTCACTCTCAGCATCGGCATCTACCCGGTCGAGAGGAATAATCATGATTCTCGCTCAATTATCGCCCATGCTCAGATCGCCAGTCGCCAGGCCCTTGAAGCAGGCGGCAATCAAATCAAATTCGTTGAAGCGGAGAAATCTCCCCAGGCACAGGCAGGTGAAAGTGCAGCGGTAGACATGGGTACATTGATCGAAAGCGCCATCGAGAAGGACTATTTCGATATCTATTTCCAGCCTATTGTGGCCTTGCAGGGCAGCACCCAGGCCCACTACCAGACCCTGCTTCGACTTCAGGAACCCGATGGCAAACTGCATCGTGCCGCAGAGTTCATCCCCGCGGCCGAGGAGCTGGGATTGATCAGCAAGGTGGATCAATGGACTGCGAGACGGGCAGTCCATGTCATCAATGAGCATAAGTTACAAGGGAATGAAATCCATCTGTTCGTCTCCCAATCCACCGATCTGCTGGAAAACATGGAACGTCTTACCTGGCTGCGCGAAAAATACCGCCAGGGTCAGATACAGAAAGGATCGCTGACCTTCGAGTTCAATATCAACGAAGTGGCCAAAAACCTCAAATCCGCGAAGATCTGTTTCGACATCCTGGGCAAGATCGGCATCTCTTCCCTGCTGACCCGCGCCACACTTACACCGGAAACCGAGCGAGTCATCGAACACCTGCCCATTCAATTTATAAAGCTCGATTTCAACCTGTTGCAGGAACCCGAACAGGGACTCAAGCAGCTCATCGAACTTGCCCATGAAAAAGGTATCAAAGTCATAGCTCCGCAAGTGGAGGATCCACGCAGCATCGCCATTTTGTGGAGCAGCGGTACCGATTACGTACAGGGGAATTTCGTACAGCGGCCGGAAAGCAACCTGATCTACGATTTTAACGAGTCTGTACTCTGA
- a CDS encoding ABC transporter ATP-binding protein, producing the protein MNSDAAYPLSKSGLREGEYRWNELIQMVLHHRRELVAANVIAVLGAIAAVPVPLLIPLLVDEVLLDQPGKAIAAMNALFPQAWHGPVLYILAILVLTLILRLLALIFGVWQTWQFTRIAKDVIFHIRRDLLLRLECISMSAYETMGSGTVASHLVTDLEAVDSFVSVTTSKFLVAALSIIGTAIVLLWINWALAFFILFLNPLVIYFTTIFGRKVKQLKKRENSAFQLFQESLEETLDAIQQIRASNRERHYIRRIIDKADNIRHHSAAFTWKSDAANRLSFMIFLFGFDIFRTVSMFMVLWSDLTIGEMLGVYAYLWFMMGPVQEVLNIQYAYNGAQAALGRINEMFRVDLEPTYPHNHNPFLGKPTVGLRLEDIHFAYGDGSSVLNGVNLEVKAGEKVAFVGASGGGKTTLVQIILGLYPVKAGRVLFDEISVEEVGMDVVRDHVATVLQHPALLNDSVRINLTLGREIADDKLWQALEIAQLQDTVHAMENGLETLIGRFGVRLSGGQRQRLAIARMVLTDPKVVILDEATSALDTTTEGDLHAALQSFLKGRTTIIIAHRLSAVKQADRVLVFEDGQVVEEGRHEELLENNGLYTSLYGRQEQQR; encoded by the coding sequence ATGAATAGCGATGCCGCATACCCGTTGTCCAAATCCGGCTTGCGCGAGGGGGAGTATCGCTGGAACGAACTGATCCAGATGGTGCTGCATCACCGGCGTGAGCTGGTTGCCGCCAATGTGATTGCCGTTCTGGGTGCCATAGCTGCCGTACCCGTGCCCCTGTTGATTCCGTTGTTGGTGGACGAAGTGTTGCTCGACCAACCCGGAAAGGCGATTGCCGCCATGAATGCCCTGTTTCCACAGGCCTGGCATGGACCGGTGCTGTACATTCTCGCGATTCTGGTTCTCACCCTCATCCTGCGCCTTCTCGCGCTTATCTTCGGTGTGTGGCAGACCTGGCAGTTCACGAGGATCGCCAAGGATGTCATTTTTCATATCCGGCGGGATTTGCTGCTCAGACTTGAATGCATCTCCATGTCCGCCTACGAGACCATGGGCAGCGGCACCGTCGCATCCCATCTGGTTACCGATCTGGAAGCCGTGGACAGCTTCGTCAGTGTCACCACCAGCAAGTTCCTGGTGGCTGCGTTGAGTATCATCGGGACCGCGATCGTGTTGCTCTGGATCAACTGGGCCCTGGCCTTTTTCATTCTTTTTCTCAATCCCTTGGTGATCTATTTCACCACTATTTTCGGGCGCAAGGTCAAGCAGCTCAAAAAGAGGGAGAACTCAGCCTTCCAGCTGTTTCAGGAGTCTCTCGAGGAGACCCTGGATGCCATTCAGCAGATTCGCGCCAGCAACCGGGAGCGGCACTATATAAGACGCATCATCGACAAAGCCGACAATATCCGCCATCACTCCGCGGCGTTCACCTGGAAGAGCGATGCGGCCAATCGCCTCTCCTTCATGATCTTCCTCTTCGGTTTTGATATCTTCCGCACTGTCAGCATGTTCATGGTGCTCTGGTCCGATCTGACGATTGGGGAAATGTTAGGCGTCTACGCCTATCTCTGGTTCATGATGGGGCCGGTGCAGGAAGTGCTGAATATCCAGTATGCCTACAATGGCGCACAGGCAGCGCTCGGCCGCATTAACGAGATGTTTAGAGTCGACCTTGAGCCGACCTATCCGCACAACCACAATCCCTTTCTCGGCAAACCCACTGTCGGTCTCCGTCTTGAGGATATCCACTTTGCCTATGGCGATGGCTCGTCTGTATTGAACGGTGTCAACCTGGAAGTCAAAGCCGGTGAAAAGGTTGCTTTCGTCGGAGCCAGCGGTGGTGGAAAGACCACCCTGGTTCAAATCATACTGGGCCTCTATCCCGTTAAGGCCGGACGGGTTCTGTTTGACGAGATTTCCGTAGAGGAGGTCGGTATGGACGTAGTACGGGACCATGTCGCCACCGTTCTACAACACCCGGCCCTGCTCAATGACAGTGTCAGGATCAATCTCACCCTGGGGCGCGAGATTGCAGATGATAAATTGTGGCAGGCCCTGGAGATCGCACAGTTGCAGGATACCGTGCATGCCATGGAAAATGGTCTGGAGACACTGATCGGCCGTTTCGGTGTCCGCCTGTCCGGCGGTCAGCGGCAACGGCTTGCTATTGCACGCATGGTGTTGACCGACCCCAAGGTGGTGATTCTCGATGAAGCCACCTCCGCCCTCGATACCACAACGGAAGGCGACCTCCATGCTGCCCTGCAGAGCTTTCTCAAGGGACGAACGACGATAATCATTGCGCATAGACTGAGTGCTGTAAAACAGGCTGACCGGGTGCTTGTATTTGAAGATGGGCAGGTCGTTGAAGAGGGTCGTCATGAGGAATTGTTGGAAAACAACGGCCTCTATACCAGCCTGTACGGACGGCAGGAACAGCAGCGCTAG
- a CDS encoding lipid A-modifier LpxR family protein translates to MSYNHRRNSYFGFIPIGLLRALILSLVQIGHAESDWDMRTKDEPYDTGWQIYFDNDISFNDEKDRNYTGGLALTLTGKRAADYWFSLDPWLNSLDRLSGFGKLQAGDNGIHRHAIEYGLTIFTPDDIAESDPIENDHPYANMLFLSNSQSRVYPSRGLLFQSTLLLGVLGTDVGEEVQKAMHNLTDSDQPRGWSNQISDGGELTAKYSLSVQKMLLSRQGSLSYDVRAGLEAGIGYTTDVNGAISFRLGKLNTPWWRFTPHQSEYISFGQTFGQTTDHGHTRPEFFLWGGLNLKYRFYNAILQGQFRDSVVTFNRDELESVILNGWLGITKTFSNGMGISFVIRKQNNEIENSGKDDPFWSGLIISKTY, encoded by the coding sequence ATGTCATACAACCATCGACGCAACTCTTATTTTGGATTCATCCCGATTGGTTTACTCCGAGCATTAATCTTGTCATTGGTTCAGATAGGACACGCAGAGAGCGACTGGGATATGCGTACCAAAGATGAACCGTATGACACAGGCTGGCAGATCTATTTCGATAATGACATCTCCTTCAACGACGAAAAGGACCGAAACTATACGGGTGGCCTTGCACTCACTTTAACAGGTAAGCGTGCCGCCGATTACTGGTTCTCTCTCGACCCATGGCTGAATAGTCTGGATCGACTGAGCGGCTTCGGCAAACTCCAGGCAGGGGACAATGGCATCCACAGGCATGCCATCGAATACGGCCTAACCATTTTTACCCCGGATGATATTGCTGAATCAGATCCCATTGAGAACGATCACCCCTATGCCAACATGCTGTTCCTGTCCAACAGCCAGAGTCGTGTCTACCCCTCACGTGGTTTGCTTTTTCAGTCGACTCTGCTGCTGGGAGTCCTGGGCACGGATGTAGGTGAGGAAGTACAAAAAGCGATGCACAACCTGACCGACTCCGACCAACCTCGGGGATGGAGCAATCAGATCTCAGACGGCGGTGAGTTGACGGCCAAATACTCACTCTCCGTTCAGAAAATGCTGTTGAGTCGTCAGGGAAGCCTTTCATATGATGTCAGAGCCGGGCTTGAAGCCGGTATCGGTTATACGACGGACGTCAACGGCGCAATCAGTTTTCGGCTGGGAAAACTCAATACGCCCTGGTGGCGATTTACCCCTCATCAATCCGAATACATCAGCTTTGGACAAACATTCGGACAAACTACCGATCATGGGCACACTCGACCGGAATTCTTTCTCTGGGGTGGATTGAACCTGAAATACCGTTTTTATAACGCCATACTACAAGGCCAGTTTCGCGACAGTGTAGTGACATTCAACCGGGATGAATTGGAATCTGTGATTCTGAATGGATGGCTGGGTATCACCAAAACATTCAGCAACGGAATGGGTATCAGCTTTGTTATACGCAAGCAGAACAATGAGATCGAGAACAGCGGCAAGGATGACCCTTTCTGGAGCGGACTGATTATCAGCAAGACCTATTGA
- a CDS encoding IS110 family transposase gives MKAIIGIDVSKNKLDCLWLRSIEPRKVKSKVFPNTPAGHDHLLDWSQKQTGQPLSGLRFVMEATGIYHERLAYGLHEQGGEVAVLNPAQVRDYAKGIAVHTKTDRKDSLVLALYGAKEPLHLWRPEPAEIRKLKELLSRLEALQGDIQRERNRLEKALSGISHPEVGHSISTVLKGLEQEQKRLEAMIDEHIDTHPQLKNDQQLLESIPGIGRTLSRIMMSVYRARDFEHASQMAAYLGVVPIEHQSGSSINKRPRLSKAGSARIRAKLYMPAIVASLHNPTAKALYERLLARGKCKMSALGAVMRKLVHLCFGVLKHQQVYSPQAAL, from the coding sequence ATGAAAGCGATAATTGGCATTGATGTGAGTAAAAATAAGCTGGATTGTCTGTGGTTACGCAGTATCGAACCACGCAAGGTCAAGTCGAAGGTCTTTCCTAATACACCAGCCGGCCATGACCACCTACTCGATTGGTCACAAAAACAGACTGGTCAGCCACTGAGTGGGTTACGCTTTGTCATGGAGGCGACTGGCATCTACCACGAGCGTCTAGCCTACGGTCTGCATGAGCAAGGTGGTGAAGTCGCGGTGCTTAACCCGGCCCAGGTGAGAGATTACGCCAAGGGTATCGCGGTGCACACCAAGACCGACAGAAAGGACTCGCTGGTGTTAGCCTTGTATGGCGCCAAAGAACCCCTGCATCTGTGGAGACCGGAACCGGCAGAGATACGTAAACTCAAAGAGTTACTGTCACGGCTGGAGGCATTGCAAGGCGATATCCAGCGTGAACGCAACCGCCTGGAGAAGGCTTTGTCAGGGATCAGTCATCCAGAGGTTGGGCACTCCATCTCGACCGTGCTCAAAGGCCTGGAGCAAGAACAAAAGCGTCTGGAAGCGATGATCGATGAGCATATCGACACCCACCCCCAGCTGAAAAACGACCAGCAGCTGCTAGAAAGTATCCCAGGCATTGGCCGGACCCTCAGTCGAATCATGATGAGTGTCTACCGTGCCCGGGATTTTGAGCATGCTAGTCAAATGGCCGCCTATCTGGGAGTGGTGCCCATCGAGCATCAATCCGGATCCAGCATCAACAAGCGACCACGACTGTCGAAAGCAGGCAGCGCGAGGATCAGGGCCAAACTCTACATGCCTGCTATCGTGGCCAGTCTACACAACCCGACGGCCAAGGCCTTATACGAGCGGTTGCTCGCGAGAGGAAAATGCAAAATGTCCGCATTAGGAGCCGTTATGCGCAAATTAGTACATCTGTGCTTTGGGGTACTCAAGCACCAGCAAGTTTACTCCCCACAAGCCGCTTTATAG
- the thpR gene encoding RNA 2',3'-cyclic phosphodiesterase: protein MSEERYFFALWPDEEVRYRLSALAHTSEPGEGRRHIAEDLHMTLVFLGQIVPSQKRCIENVADGIRGAPIELSIDHTGYWSRPRIFWASPGETPSALSQLVVDLNNGLTGCGHEPEERSYKPHVTLYRKARRVAPQQLSEPIVWQVSEFVLASSANPGSSGTRYQVLRRWALE, encoded by the coding sequence ATGAGTGAGGAGCGTTATTTCTTTGCCCTATGGCCGGACGAGGAGGTGCGGTATCGCCTGAGTGCCTTGGCGCATACATCCGAGCCGGGAGAAGGGCGCCGTCATATTGCAGAGGATCTGCATATGACCCTGGTCTTTCTCGGTCAGATAGTGCCATCCCAAAAGCGCTGTATCGAAAATGTCGCCGATGGTATCAGGGGGGCGCCGATCGAGTTGTCGATTGATCATACCGGCTATTGGTCGAGACCCAGGATATTCTGGGCCTCACCGGGAGAGACGCCCTCAGCGCTCAGCCAACTGGTTGTGGATTTGAACAATGGCCTGACCGGTTGTGGACACGAACCGGAGGAGCGCAGTTATAAACCCCATGTCACCCTTTACAGGAAAGCGCGCCGGGTTGCCCCGCAACAGCTGTCAGAGCCTATTGTCTGGCAGGTGAGCGAGTTTGTCTTGGCGTCTTCGGCGAACCCGGGTTCATCCGGGACACGTTATCAGGTGTTGCGGCGCTGGGCACTGGAATAG
- the pncC gene encoding nicotinamide-nucleotide amidase, which translates to MDITSAQAVEELTGVCAGRLRQQGYRLVVAESCTGGWLAKILTDLPGSSDWFDRGFVTYSNQSKQTMLGVSSTTLQQSGAVSEACVLEMTQGALTESGADVAVAISGIAGPGGGSKEKPVGTVCFAWQVKDNEGMAQRHFFNGDRNQVRWQAVVCALQQLEGILSAPRTSN; encoded by the coding sequence ATGGATATTACCTCGGCTCAAGCCGTTGAAGAGCTAACAGGAGTATGTGCCGGCCGGCTGCGCCAACAGGGTTATCGTCTGGTTGTTGCCGAGTCCTGCACCGGTGGATGGCTTGCCAAGATTTTGACCGATCTGCCTGGGAGCAGCGATTGGTTCGACCGCGGATTTGTGACCTACAGCAATCAGTCGAAACAGACAATGCTGGGCGTCTCGTCAACAACCCTGCAACAATCCGGTGCGGTAAGTGAAGCCTGCGTCCTGGAGATGACGCAAGGAGCATTGACTGAAAGCGGTGCCGACGTTGCAGTGGCGATCAGCGGGATTGCCGGGCCCGGTGGCGGCAGCAAGGAAAAGCCGGTGGGAACCGTCTGCTTCGCCTGGCAGGTCAAGGATAACGAGGGAATGGCCCAGCGGCACTTTTTCAATGGTGATCGCAACCAGGTGCGTTGGCAGGCGGTGGTCTGCGCTTTGCAACAACTTGAGGGTATACTGAGCGCGCCTCGCACCTCCAATTGA
- a CDS encoding amphi-Trp domain-containing protein, producing the protein MRQGKKNFRHESLQDKESIQALLKAISQGIAKGKLTLSDEDGEMVMQPNGLLQLKVAATQDEERHRINLRITWQVEADRPKKSKNLKVKVK; encoded by the coding sequence ATGAGACAGGGTAAAAAAAACTTCCGTCATGAATCGTTGCAGGATAAAGAGTCGATTCAGGCGCTTCTAAAGGCGATCTCTCAAGGGATCGCAAAAGGTAAACTGACCCTCAGCGATGAGGATGGCGAGATGGTTATGCAGCCAAATGGATTGCTGCAGTTGAAAGTCGCCGCCACTCAGGATGAGGAACGGCATCGCATCAATCTACGCATTACCTGGCAGGTCGAAGCGGATAGGCCGAAAAAGAGCAAGAATTTAAAGGTTAAAGTGAAATAG